One window of the Microplitis demolitor isolate Queensland-Clemson2020A chromosome 10, iyMicDemo2.1a, whole genome shotgun sequence genome contains the following:
- the LOC128668710 gene encoding uncharacterized protein LOC128668710 isoform X2 codes for MKKFALVSSSKDDSNYYIIETRFIYKVGSNGGIKLIQEEDIHEDDLFVRKIGLHLSHVSIIDIDDDPYKLRKNYSKIRRIRMQRLPQYSPNIPQKKTVREIKKNAEPNASRATIEQTVEDVLPPSILPDSGTKTRMDKNTEPNASKAAIEESAQYYLNMLPPSPIANPSNETEIDEENETTVTMEPSINNTSNPEQLRQALADVTNNTENSNNRSQIRSDETLSNSSSTLSRRSLNSQTTRVNSQSNPRSSHHPFTRRTFIPRLQLSHKKQTPCKPGLYRQLQRLETKVDKLADIVKTITNENFTVLNTNVRRRYPKLRESTVVVNNKEMYVIDGTHISAEDYAKLVQAPTMRKRVNRIINILWEPEKLVKMYMKPDVKDPLKIVVTPEEKKKVRDLSLYIQKKRELNIAKNGNDDIERFLDKWMGEYFKECRRQAKK; via the exons atgaaaaagtttgcTCTAGTCTCGAGCTCTAAAGACGactcaaattattatattattgaaacacgatttatatataaagttgGCTCTAACGGCGGCATAAAATTGATTCAAGAAGAGGACATACACGAAGACGATTTGTTTGTCCGAAAAATCGGGTTACACCTGAGTCATGTTTCAATCATCGACATTGatg atgatCCCTATAAGTTGCGTAAAAATTACAGCAAGATAAGACGTATCAGGATGCAAAGACTTCCTCAATATAGTCCGAATAtacctcaaaaaaaaacagtacgAGAGATTAAAAAG AATGCAGAACCGAATGCTTCGAGAGCCACTATTGAACAAACGGTGGAAGATGTGTTGCCACCATCAATACTTCCGGATTCTGGAACCAAAACTCGAATGGATAAA AATACAGAACCGAATGCTTCGAAAGCCGCTATTGAAGAATCTGCACAATACTACCTAAATATGTTGCCACCATCACCGATTGCGAATCCTAGTAATGAAACTGAAATAGATGAg gAAAATGAAACAACTGTCACCATGGAACCATCAATTAATAACACCTCAAACCCAGAGCAACTTCGTCAAGCCTTAGCAGATGTTACAAATAAcacagaaaattcaaataatcggTCACAAATCCGTAGTGATGAAACCTTATCAAACTCAAGTAGTACACTTTCACGAAGATCATTGAATTCACAAACAACACGAGTCAACTCTCAAAGCAATCCTCGTTCATCACATCATCCCTTCACACGCCGTACATTCATACCACGTTTACAACTCTCACACAAAAAGCAAACTCCTTGCAAACCTGGCTTATATCGACAACTGCAAAGATTAGAAACAAAAGTAGATAAATTGGCTGATATCgttaaaacaataacaaatgaaaactTTACAGTCTTGAATACAAATGTAAGAAGACGTTATCCAAAGTTGAGAGAATCTACGGtggtggtaaataataaagag aTGTATGTCATTGATGGTACACATATTTCGGCCGAAGATTACGCCAAATTAGTTCAGGCACCAACTATGCGGAAACGAGTGAATcgaatcataaatattttgtggGAACCTGAAAAGCTCGTGAAAATGTACATGAAACCAGATGTTAAAGATCCTTTAAAAATTGTGGTGACAccggaagaaaaaaaaaaagttagag ATTTGTCTCtctatattcaaaaaaagcgAGAGTTAAACATTGCCAAAAATGGCAATGATGATATAGAAAGATTTTTGGACAAGTGGATGGGAGAATATTTTAAAGAGTGTCGCCGTCAAGCAAAGAAGTAG
- the LOC128668710 gene encoding uncharacterized protein LOC128668710 isoform X1: protein MKKFALVSSSKDDSNYYIIETRFIYKVGSNGGIKLIQEEDIHEDDLFVRKIGLHLSHVSIIDIDDDPYKLRKNYSKIRRIRMQRLPQYSPNIPQKKTVREIKKVNAEPNASRATIEQTVEDVLPPSILPDSGTKTRMDKNTEPNASKAAIEESAQYYLNMLPPSPIANPSNETEIDEENETTVTMEPSINNTSNPEQLRQALADVTNNTENSNNRSQIRSDETLSNSSSTLSRRSLNSQTTRVNSQSNPRSSHHPFTRRTFIPRLQLSHKKQTPCKPGLYRQLQRLETKVDKLADIVKTITNENFTVLNTNVRRRYPKLRESTVVVNNKEMYVIDGTHISAEDYAKLVQAPTMRKRVNRIINILWEPEKLVKMYMKPDVKDPLKIVVTPEEKKKVRDLSLYIQKKRELNIAKNGNDDIERFLDKWMGEYFKECRRQAKK, encoded by the exons atgaaaaagtttgcTCTAGTCTCGAGCTCTAAAGACGactcaaattattatattattgaaacacgatttatatataaagttgGCTCTAACGGCGGCATAAAATTGATTCAAGAAGAGGACATACACGAAGACGATTTGTTTGTCCGAAAAATCGGGTTACACCTGAGTCATGTTTCAATCATCGACATTGatg atgatCCCTATAAGTTGCGTAAAAATTACAGCAAGATAAGACGTATCAGGATGCAAAGACTTCCTCAATATAGTCCGAATAtacctcaaaaaaaaacagtacgAGAGATTAAAAAGGTA AATGCAGAACCGAATGCTTCGAGAGCCACTATTGAACAAACGGTGGAAGATGTGTTGCCACCATCAATACTTCCGGATTCTGGAACCAAAACTCGAATGGATAAA AATACAGAACCGAATGCTTCGAAAGCCGCTATTGAAGAATCTGCACAATACTACCTAAATATGTTGCCACCATCACCGATTGCGAATCCTAGTAATGAAACTGAAATAGATGAg gAAAATGAAACAACTGTCACCATGGAACCATCAATTAATAACACCTCAAACCCAGAGCAACTTCGTCAAGCCTTAGCAGATGTTACAAATAAcacagaaaattcaaataatcggTCACAAATCCGTAGTGATGAAACCTTATCAAACTCAAGTAGTACACTTTCACGAAGATCATTGAATTCACAAACAACACGAGTCAACTCTCAAAGCAATCCTCGTTCATCACATCATCCCTTCACACGCCGTACATTCATACCACGTTTACAACTCTCACACAAAAAGCAAACTCCTTGCAAACCTGGCTTATATCGACAACTGCAAAGATTAGAAACAAAAGTAGATAAATTGGCTGATATCgttaaaacaataacaaatgaaaactTTACAGTCTTGAATACAAATGTAAGAAGACGTTATCCAAAGTTGAGAGAATCTACGGtggtggtaaataataaagag aTGTATGTCATTGATGGTACACATATTTCGGCCGAAGATTACGCCAAATTAGTTCAGGCACCAACTATGCGGAAACGAGTGAATcgaatcataaatattttgtggGAACCTGAAAAGCTCGTGAAAATGTACATGAAACCAGATGTTAAAGATCCTTTAAAAATTGTGGTGACAccggaagaaaaaaaaaaagttagag ATTTGTCTCtctatattcaaaaaaagcgAGAGTTAAACATTGCCAAAAATGGCAATGATGATATAGAAAGATTTTTGGACAAGTGGATGGGAGAATATTTTAAAGAGTGTCGCCGTCAAGCAAAGAAGTAG
- the LOC128668710 gene encoding uncharacterized protein LOC128668710 isoform X4, whose amino-acid sequence MFQSSTLMNAEPNASRATIEQTVEDVLPPSILPDSGTKTRMDKNTEPNASKAAIEESAQYYLNMLPPSPIANPSNETEIDEENETTVTMEPSINNTSNPEQLRQALADVTNNTENSNNRSQIRSDETLSNSSSTLSRRSLNSQTTRVNSQSNPRSSHHPFTRRTFIPRLQLSHKKQTPCKPGLYRQLQRLETKVDKLADIVKTITNENFTVLNTNVRRRYPKLRESTVVVNNKEMYVIDGTHISAEDYAKLVQAPTMRKRVNRIINILWEPEKLVKMYMKPDVKDPLKIVVTPEEKKKVRDLSLYIQKKRELNIAKNGNDDIERFLDKWMGEYFKECRRQAKK is encoded by the exons ATGTTTCAATCATCGACATTGatg AATGCAGAACCGAATGCTTCGAGAGCCACTATTGAACAAACGGTGGAAGATGTGTTGCCACCATCAATACTTCCGGATTCTGGAACCAAAACTCGAATGGATAAA AATACAGAACCGAATGCTTCGAAAGCCGCTATTGAAGAATCTGCACAATACTACCTAAATATGTTGCCACCATCACCGATTGCGAATCCTAGTAATGAAACTGAAATAGATGAg gAAAATGAAACAACTGTCACCATGGAACCATCAATTAATAACACCTCAAACCCAGAGCAACTTCGTCAAGCCTTAGCAGATGTTACAAATAAcacagaaaattcaaataatcggTCACAAATCCGTAGTGATGAAACCTTATCAAACTCAAGTAGTACACTTTCACGAAGATCATTGAATTCACAAACAACACGAGTCAACTCTCAAAGCAATCCTCGTTCATCACATCATCCCTTCACACGCCGTACATTCATACCACGTTTACAACTCTCACACAAAAAGCAAACTCCTTGCAAACCTGGCTTATATCGACAACTGCAAAGATTAGAAACAAAAGTAGATAAATTGGCTGATATCgttaaaacaataacaaatgaaaactTTACAGTCTTGAATACAAATGTAAGAAGACGTTATCCAAAGTTGAGAGAATCTACGGtggtggtaaataataaagag aTGTATGTCATTGATGGTACACATATTTCGGCCGAAGATTACGCCAAATTAGTTCAGGCACCAACTATGCGGAAACGAGTGAATcgaatcataaatattttgtggGAACCTGAAAAGCTCGTGAAAATGTACATGAAACCAGATGTTAAAGATCCTTTAAAAATTGTGGTGACAccggaagaaaaaaaaaaagttagag ATTTGTCTCtctatattcaaaaaaagcgAGAGTTAAACATTGCCAAAAATGGCAATGATGATATAGAAAGATTTTTGGACAAGTGGATGGGAGAATATTTTAAAGAGTGTCGCCGTCAAGCAAAGAAGTAG
- the LOC128668710 gene encoding uncharacterized protein LOC128668710 isoform X3, translated as MQRLPQYSPNIPQKKTVREIKKVNAEPNASRATIEQTVEDVLPPSILPDSGTKTRMDKNTEPNASKAAIEESAQYYLNMLPPSPIANPSNETEIDEENETTVTMEPSINNTSNPEQLRQALADVTNNTENSNNRSQIRSDETLSNSSSTLSRRSLNSQTTRVNSQSNPRSSHHPFTRRTFIPRLQLSHKKQTPCKPGLYRQLQRLETKVDKLADIVKTITNENFTVLNTNVRRRYPKLRESTVVVNNKEMYVIDGTHISAEDYAKLVQAPTMRKRVNRIINILWEPEKLVKMYMKPDVKDPLKIVVTPEEKKKVRDLSLYIQKKRELNIAKNGNDDIERFLDKWMGEYFKECRRQAKK; from the exons ATGCAAAGACTTCCTCAATATAGTCCGAATAtacctcaaaaaaaaacagtacgAGAGATTAAAAAGGTA AATGCAGAACCGAATGCTTCGAGAGCCACTATTGAACAAACGGTGGAAGATGTGTTGCCACCATCAATACTTCCGGATTCTGGAACCAAAACTCGAATGGATAAA AATACAGAACCGAATGCTTCGAAAGCCGCTATTGAAGAATCTGCACAATACTACCTAAATATGTTGCCACCATCACCGATTGCGAATCCTAGTAATGAAACTGAAATAGATGAg gAAAATGAAACAACTGTCACCATGGAACCATCAATTAATAACACCTCAAACCCAGAGCAACTTCGTCAAGCCTTAGCAGATGTTACAAATAAcacagaaaattcaaataatcggTCACAAATCCGTAGTGATGAAACCTTATCAAACTCAAGTAGTACACTTTCACGAAGATCATTGAATTCACAAACAACACGAGTCAACTCTCAAAGCAATCCTCGTTCATCACATCATCCCTTCACACGCCGTACATTCATACCACGTTTACAACTCTCACACAAAAAGCAAACTCCTTGCAAACCTGGCTTATATCGACAACTGCAAAGATTAGAAACAAAAGTAGATAAATTGGCTGATATCgttaaaacaataacaaatgaaaactTTACAGTCTTGAATACAAATGTAAGAAGACGTTATCCAAAGTTGAGAGAATCTACGGtggtggtaaataataaagag aTGTATGTCATTGATGGTACACATATTTCGGCCGAAGATTACGCCAAATTAGTTCAGGCACCAACTATGCGGAAACGAGTGAATcgaatcataaatattttgtggGAACCTGAAAAGCTCGTGAAAATGTACATGAAACCAGATGTTAAAGATCCTTTAAAAATTGTGGTGACAccggaagaaaaaaaaaaagttagag ATTTGTCTCtctatattcaaaaaaagcgAGAGTTAAACATTGCCAAAAATGGCAATGATGATATAGAAAGATTTTTGGACAAGTGGATGGGAGAATATTTTAAAGAGTGTCGCCGTCAAGCAAAGAAGTAG